Part of the Megalopta genalis isolate 19385.01 unplaced genomic scaffold, iyMegGena1_principal scaffold0250, whole genome shotgun sequence genome, GGTAGCTGTGCAAGGAAGTGGCGCCTAGATTAAATTTAAGCGCCGTTTGCCAACAATTCATCGCGTGTCAATTTTATACGGGTGTGCTTGAGCTATGTCTCTGCTGTGCAGACAGAGTGGACCCTAATAACGCCGCGTTACACTATTACAAAAACAACGAACCAAACGAAGACCAAGAAGGTCGATTCGCTTACATGAAGAGGTATTTACtattaaacaaaaataattttattgtcgCCGTAACAACACGCACATAATCAACGTGATTTTTATTCAATACACAGGATGGAGATTTATAAAGAATTTATTACGTTATTGGATCATCTCCATAATCAAAgtatttcaaatccattaacgCCCACCATACCGAAGAAACCAGGACCTCTTTCTCCAAATGCTTCAGCAGTGGCCGTTGCTCCAGCGAAAAAAATAGTAAGCCGTGATTCTTTAACATTTGAGGGAAACGACTGCTGAATTTTCCTTTTATTAATATCTTCATATGTTTCAGTTGCACGACATCATAAATGACGCGTTGCattctccatgcgaaaccctcCACGTTTCAGTGTACGCTTGGATGATACAACAGAGGCTCCATGGGGAATTGGTGGCGCTTGCAGCTCCATCGTTGGAAGCTTATCTGACGCGTGTCAATGCACCCGACTTGCTCTGGCAGTTTTACGAGAGAAATAAAAATCATGCCGCCGCGGCCAAGATCCTGGACTCTCTGGCATCTAAAGAGTATGTACTACTCTGTAGCTCGTGTATAGAACAGTAGAAACCTAAGCGTTATTATTAACGTATAGTATGCGATTCTTTGTGCAGATCTAATATACCATTGGCACAAAGGGTCGAATACTTAGCTCGTGCAGTTGTTTGCATGAGAAGTGATCAGGCTGGATATGCTCCATATCTTGGAGTTTTCTTGCGCGAATTAGAAGACAAGGTGGAAGTGGCGCGAATACAACAGCAGGTAAAAATTGTTAGATATAAAGTTGCTATTAAGACAGACTTATTCGGAAGAATACATTTCTATTATGTTACAGATATTAGATACGGTTTATAATCAGCACTTGACGGATCGACTGAACGAAGAGACATTTAGAGCATTAAATTATTCATTACTCGATATCACGAAGGTACATTGCAATTTTTTCTGTGTAATCTTATCCTTAAAAtctttacttcgcatttattactgATTTCTGACAATCATAGCTGTATGAAAAGTATGCGGATTCTCTACAATTATGGGAATGCAAATTGGCCATAATTAATTGCTCCGGTCATCAAGATGCAATGCTGATTCAAGAAATTTGGACCAATATCATCAACAATGGTATTCATTGCATATTGCGTGTCTATATCATTTTAGTAcattaaacgaaacaaaaaagttattgcaattATCTATTTTGTAGAATTAAAAGATGCATCTAATGCAGAAGACAAAATGGCAATTTTAATGAGCAAAATTATATCTCTTGGAGAGGAGTATTCCGGATCTCCGCATTGTTTCCCAGTTGGTAATTatgaatttttgtatttaattttttttaaaaagacaCAATTATTAACGTTGGTTTAACAATTTATTAGATTTCCTAATAAAGCAGTTAGAAATAAAAGCATGTAAATTGAACGTATCAAATGCCAGGATCATATCTGGATTCCTACAACTAGGAATTTCAATGGAAGATCTTCTGGATATTTACAAGTAAGTCCTGTTTATATTAGAAAGTAAATATATTATTGACtcacattttaaacaattttcgtttcattttcGTTTATCTGTTAGAATGATTGGAAAGGACACTCGAACCTGGTTAAATGAAGGAAACGAGTTCCATCTAATACAGTCAACTGCAAATTTGGTTAACTATTTCATTCAACATTCTAATATAACAAACAACTTGATCAGGTAAACTAACTCTTTGTTACATTTTGATAGTTACTCCTATTTATATTACGTTACACGATCATTAAGTAATTGCCATTATTATAGGCGAAAAATCATCACAAAGTGTCAAGATGTAATCTCGAAATGCTTGACCACCCTATACAATCAACCTCATGGACAAAAATTGATAACGGAACTCAGATCGATTCAGAGCGTTTTAAATCGTATGTAAAAATTATCGGCAATTCGTCGAGCAAACgatgttttataaaattgtataaatcgaTGAAACAGAACGGATCAAGTTATTCTATGGAGAGATCTTTGACATTAAGTAAAGCAAAATGTAAATAAGCGAAATTGCATTTGTTCTAGTATTTTTTACATTGTACACAGGAGTTCGTTCGTTTCATAATAAAATCGTCGTATACGTGAATTGCAACATGGTTCAACCTTTTTAATTCAGTGAAATATTTTATAAGACAAAGAATTTTTACGCATATTACAGAAAGTCACTTCGTATAGAATCTtcgttttatattaaatttatagaaTAGATATAATACTATTCAATGTCAATACTTCTATCATTAAGTCTTATTAACCGTTTGACTGctgaggagcgctattgcgctgtTCTTATGTTGTGCCAAAAATGCGaggagcgcaatagcgctcctgtTTTTTTTTATGCCAAGACTGCGAAGAGCGTAATAACGCTGCTCTAAATCACTAGAATTTGTGCTTATTACCAATTCTATtcgcaaaattaattaaaacaaatttatgtaaataagtggtatttttcaatttttgttgcaaagcgatacaaatgagtttaTTGTATGAAAAGTGTTTTACATATTTTCCCATACACGCGCAATCAGTGCCGCAGTTTTGGCATATGTCCGAAAAAATACGTCAGCAGCCAAACGGTTAAAAAGGATAAATTACTTTCTGCACAATTTTCACACAATTGTTGTTAAAACGAGTCGTATCAGTTAGTTGTTAGAGGATGTAGTTAATGTCAATACTTCTATCATTAAGTCTTATTAAAAACGATAAATTACTTTCTGCATAATTTGTACACAATTGTTAAAACGAGTCGTATCAGTTAGTTGTTAGAGGATGTAGTTCCAACGTATGAATATTTGTTGGTCCTGAAAAGGACCGATTGTTGTTGCAGCAAAATAATTTTGCTTATTTCGAGCTGGTGTATTTAGTGACTGCCTTGGTACCCTCGCTGACGGCGTGCTTAGCCAACTCACCAGGGAGTAAAAGCCTGACCGCGGTCTGAATTTCCCGGGAGGTGATGGTCGAGCGTTTGTTATAATGAGCCAGTCTGGATGCTTCGGCGGCGATGCGTTCAAACACATCGTTAACAAAACTGTTCATGATGCTCATCGCCTTACTGGAGACACCGGTGTCAGGGTGTACTTGTTTCAATACTTTATAGATGTAAATAGCGTAGCTTTCCTTcctcttccttttcttctttttgtCAGCCTTGTTGATATTCTTCTGAGCCTTGCCGGCTTTCTTCACAGCTTTCCCACTTACTTTTGGCGGCATAATGACGTCACGGTGTACTTATGAATCAGAAATTCAAACGAGAGAGTTCACTACAATCGACGACTGCAGAACAGAGAATGAGCGTTCCCCGCCAAACGCGGTCTTTATATAACGAAAACGGGGCCCTTCCAGCGCACCAATCAGAACGCAGCTGGCGTTCCTGGCACCTCATT contains:
- the LOC143262940 gene encoding histone H2B-like gives rise to the protein MPPKVSGKAVKKAGKAQKNINKADKKKKRKRKESYAIYIYKVLKQVHPDTGVSSKAMSIMNSFVNDVFERIAAEASRLAHYNKRSTITSREIQTAVRLLLPGELAKHAVSEGTKAVTKYTSSK